In the Pseudoalteromonas tunicata genome, one interval contains:
- a CDS encoding ABC transporter permease: MMGLLLDIRYALRLLAKSPKFTLLVSFILVGSLSISLLAFNYVNTITAKAINIPDGETVTTLKIKGGQPGAGLWMADFQNLIAETEFSQLVQEFATSRSMDAWYSSPTAKGSQSLNGFAVGSQFFDFARSAPVLGRYIHAQDLEKGASDVVVLSYKTWQTVFGGDPAVIGQTITLNKMPHEVIGVAPLGFRFPSWAQVWLADKSLSQQVQKETLRTDLYLRLKPTVTGVQYETFVAAFLNERFSRRLSEIDREQFSEITAALISLPEQNTDGMAWLMHFMNLVALMILSMACINTGNLLLARAMERRKETAIRAALGARQWRIFRQLVCEGTLIILIGSVLATLLAGFLIDFVNTMMHSAFGDKLPFWWQWQMDAQTLCAGLFFLVFTLVFACILPALKATRLDLNDVLRDGTRGALGKKAARNGRILVMMQIGLITTLMLVGGLTTHIITNTKEIVNELALDNLYRSQFSLAEFYHNDHDKIRSVLAATVQKTQADPSWLLFQLRQRLGNVKIQVDAKEEQVDVSFISGQMDNLGYPIIKGRDIALNDDQSSQQVAVVSQSFAKQYFIDEDAALGQFIEVGDEFAKRYQIIGVVTNKGQNSQGLFAPADQFHEVYLSFWQLSNEQLETVFDTLFVNKAELTAAIDAFYDLLYQIDPQLPLPEVFDYNENSNVALRSLTKISEVILAVGSFALVLALIGIYGMTANQVSLGCHEIGLRRAIGAKDTAIIRLFMSKNAKPVFWGMGSALVIYIALSWVINTISNDLIDGSMFIMAGLVTSITLLSVIALAVYLPCKKAVMQEPAQSLRVD, from the coding sequence ATGATGGGCTTATTACTTGATATTCGTTATGCACTGCGGTTACTGGCAAAGTCGCCCAAATTTACTTTGTTGGTGAGTTTTATTTTGGTTGGTAGCTTAAGCATTAGTTTATTAGCGTTTAATTATGTGAATACTATTACAGCAAAAGCAATTAATATTCCTGATGGCGAGACAGTTACTACGTTAAAAATAAAGGGTGGTCAGCCGGGGGCAGGGCTATGGATGGCTGATTTTCAAAACCTGATAGCAGAAACAGAGTTTAGCCAATTAGTGCAAGAATTTGCTACTTCTCGTTCAATGGACGCATGGTACAGCAGCCCAACAGCCAAAGGATCGCAAAGTTTAAATGGCTTTGCCGTTGGTAGCCAATTCTTTGATTTTGCTCGCAGTGCTCCAGTACTTGGCCGATATATCCATGCTCAAGATTTAGAAAAAGGCGCCAGTGATGTGGTGGTGCTCTCTTATAAAACGTGGCAAACCGTATTTGGTGGTGATCCCGCTGTGATTGGCCAAACCATCACGCTTAATAAAATGCCTCATGAAGTAATTGGCGTTGCACCACTGGGTTTTCGCTTTCCTTCTTGGGCGCAAGTGTGGCTCGCAGATAAATCATTATCGCAACAGGTACAAAAAGAGACGTTACGAACCGACTTGTATCTGCGTTTAAAGCCAACTGTAACTGGGGTGCAATACGAAACATTTGTTGCTGCATTTTTAAACGAGCGTTTTAGTCGTCGCTTGTCAGAAATTGACCGCGAGCAGTTTAGTGAAATAACTGCAGCGCTAATCTCCCTACCAGAGCAAAATACTGATGGTATGGCTTGGCTGATGCATTTTATGAACCTAGTGGCACTGATGATCCTCAGTATGGCCTGTATTAATACCGGCAACTTATTGTTAGCCCGTGCTATGGAGCGACGTAAAGAAACCGCTATTCGCGCCGCTTTAGGTGCCAGACAATGGCGTATTTTTCGCCAACTAGTGTGTGAGGGCACTCTCATCATTTTAATCGGCAGTGTACTTGCTACCTTACTTGCTGGCTTTTTGATTGATTTTGTCAATACCATGATGCACAGCGCATTTGGCGATAAACTGCCCTTTTGGTGGCAATGGCAAATGGATGCTCAAACCCTGTGCGCAGGCTTGTTTTTTCTGGTATTTACCTTAGTTTTTGCCTGTATTTTGCCAGCGTTAAAAGCCACTCGATTAGATTTAAATGATGTACTGCGCGATGGTACTCGCGGTGCACTTGGCAAAAAAGCAGCCCGCAATGGTCGTATTTTGGTGATGATGCAAATTGGTTTGATCACCACGCTGATGTTAGTGGGCGGCCTGACAACGCATATCATTACTAATACTAAAGAAATTGTAAATGAATTGGCGCTTGATAATTTATATCGCTCACAATTTAGTTTGGCTGAGTTTTATCACAATGATCACGATAAAATTCGTTCAGTATTAGCTGCTACAGTGCAAAAAACTCAAGCAGACCCTTCATGGTTATTATTTCAGTTACGACAACGCCTTGGTAATGTGAAGATTCAAGTTGATGCAAAAGAGGAACAAGTCGACGTCAGTTTTATTTCTGGTCAGATGGATAATTTAGGCTATCCGATTATTAAAGGGCGAGATATTGCTTTAAATGATGATCAGAGTAGTCAGCAAGTTGCAGTGGTAAGCCAATCATTTGCCAAGCAATATTTTATTGATGAAGACGCTGCGCTCGGCCAATTTATTGAAGTGGGGGATGAGTTTGCTAAGCGTTATCAAATTATTGGGGTCGTGACTAATAAGGGGCAAAATAGCCAAGGATTATTTGCTCCAGCCGATCAATTTCACGAAGTGTATTTATCATTTTGGCAATTATCTAATGAGCAATTAGAGACAGTGTTTGATACTTTGTTTGTCAATAAAGCCGAACTAACAGCCGCTATTGATGCGTTTTATGATTTGCTTTATCAGATTGATCCACAATTACCTCTACCAGAAGTGTTTGATTATAATGAGAACAGTAATGTAGCCCTGCGGTCGCTCACCAAAATAAGTGAAGTGATTTTAGCGGTTGGAAGCTTTGCCTTGGTTCTTGCTTTAATTGGTATTTATGGCATGACAGCTAATCAAGTCAGTTTAGGCTGCCATGAGATAGGTTTAAGACGCGCCATTGGGGCAAAAGATACGGCGATTATTCGCTTGTTTATGAGCAAAAATGCCAAGCCCGTTTTTTGGGGCATGGGCAGTGCTTTGGTGATTTATATCGCGTTATCCTGGGTTATAAATACTATCAGTAATGATTTGATTGATGGCAGCATGTTTATTATGGCGGGTTTAGTGACTAGCATTACGTTGCTCAGTGTTATCGCCTTGGCGGTTTATTTGCCGTGTAAAAAAGCAGTGATGCAAGAGCCTGCTCAATCACTCAGAGTCGATTAA
- a CDS encoding DNA-3-methyladenine glycosylase 2 family protein: MIVKHLDPDTCQKARFARDPRFDGQFFIAVTTTKIYCRPICPVAPPKEHNVRYYQSAVQAAQAGFRPCLRCRPDSAPGSSAWRGVNTTLNRAIKLIQQGALQQGSMVQLAERLGISDRYLRLLFEQHFGLSPKKYALYHQCLFAKQLLHQTHLSITHIALASGFNSIRRFNDCFINELKLTPSQMRTKQSNNSNGLQLHLSYRPPFDVDKMLSFYRARLIEGLEWADEQSYGRTFEWLGAKGHFTLLHLPQKHQFALNIEIDDLTYLSAVVDNIRRLFDLDADLTAIETDLVSALNGVVAIQSGIRLPGIWTMFEAGIRAVLGQQISVTAAKKLVQQLVHELGDPLGDKRLFPSPAAIASSELTFLKIPGSRKQTLRNLADHYLTHLNPDQGEHWLALKGIGPWTTDYAKMRGLSDPDIFLGGDLGVKKALIQSGSNITPQAASPWQSYLTFQLWSRL; the protein is encoded by the coding sequence ATGATAGTTAAACACTTAGATCCCGATACTTGCCAAAAAGCGCGTTTTGCCCGCGATCCACGTTTTGATGGGCAATTTTTTATCGCTGTGACTACCACAAAAATTTATTGCCGCCCTATTTGCCCAGTTGCACCGCCAAAAGAGCACAATGTCCGTTATTATCAAAGTGCAGTGCAAGCCGCACAAGCCGGTTTTCGGCCTTGTTTGCGCTGCAGACCCGATAGTGCGCCAGGCTCAAGTGCGTGGCGAGGTGTTAATACCACACTCAATCGCGCCATTAAGTTAATCCAACAAGGCGCTTTACAACAAGGGTCAATGGTACAATTGGCAGAGCGCTTAGGTATTAGCGATCGTTATTTACGGCTGTTGTTTGAGCAGCATTTTGGCCTTTCGCCTAAAAAATATGCGTTATATCATCAATGTTTATTCGCCAAACAATTGCTGCATCAAACACACTTAAGTATCACTCATATCGCATTAGCCAGTGGCTTTAATAGCATTCGGCGCTTTAATGATTGTTTTATTAATGAACTTAAATTAACACCGAGCCAAATGAGAACTAAACAATCAAATAATAGTAATGGACTGCAGCTTCATTTATCGTATCGCCCGCCTTTTGATGTTGATAAAATGCTCAGCTTCTATCGCGCCCGCTTAATTGAAGGCCTTGAATGGGCTGATGAGCAAAGTTACGGTCGCACCTTTGAATGGCTTGGTGCGAAAGGTCATTTTACCCTTTTGCATTTACCACAAAAGCACCAGTTTGCTCTCAATATCGAAATTGATGATCTGACATACTTAAGTGCAGTGGTTGATAATATACGCCGTTTATTTGATCTTGATGCAGATTTAACCGCTATTGAAACCGATTTAGTTTCAGCCCTTAATGGCGTCGTTGCGATTCAATCGGGCATTCGATTACCCGGAATTTGGACCATGTTTGAAGCGGGTATTCGTGCCGTATTGGGCCAACAAATATCAGTGACAGCCGCAAAAAAATTAGTGCAACAATTAGTACACGAACTCGGCGACCCCTTAGGTGATAAACGCTTGTTTCCAAGCCCTGCCGCAATTGCGAGCAGTGAACTCACCTTTTTAAAAATACCGGGCTCTCGTAAACAAACACTACGCAACTTAGCAGATCATTATTTAACTCATCTAAACCCCGATCAGGGTGAGCACTGGCTAGCGCTAAAAGGAATTGGCCCTTGGACCACAGATTATGCCAAAATGCGTGGCTTAAGCGACCCTGATATTTTTTTAGGGGGCGATTTAGGTGTTAAAAAAGCGCTCATTCAATCAGGTAGCAACATCACCCCACAAGCAGCCTCACCTTGGCAAAGCTATTTAACGTTTCAACTTTGGAGTCGCTTATAA
- a CDS encoding PBPRA1643 family SWIM/SEC-C metal-binding motif protein — protein sequence MSKCFYRGRPIVMGKHNLGTYQPKPNVKLGSQNNPLILQVQTQARQHEIEAMLEQHQLFADISINAEEAEDIKALDVALNKPAPQVFAKTPERNDPCSCGSGKKYKKCCA from the coding sequence ATGTCTAAATGTTTCTACCGTGGTCGCCCTATTGTGATGGGTAAACACAACCTCGGCACGTATCAACCAAAACCGAATGTGAAATTAGGCAGTCAAAACAATCCTTTGATTTTGCAAGTGCAAACTCAAGCCCGCCAACATGAAATTGAAGCCATGCTCGAGCAGCACCAATTGTTTGCTGACATCAGTATTAACGCTGAAGAGGCCGAAGATATTAAAGCCCTTGATGTTGCGTTAAACAAACCTGCCCCACAAGTCTTTGCTAAAACCCCTGAGCGTAACGATCCTTGCTCATGCGGGAGTGGTAAAAAATACAAAAAGTGTTGCGCTTAG
- a CDS encoding efflux RND transporter periplasmic adaptor subunit, giving the protein MDIQLAKKSSINFKKIAVVFIGCVVVASAYGAKHYLSDASSWVAQDKIRIATVEQGTFAINVRGLGKLKTDQIYFVSTPVQGKVSQILRKAGNIVQEGDIIAVLTNPQLNEALIQAQSLLAKTNAQNKADLAQLGAQLLDVEASIVAAELDYQANQLELDAQTKLISTGNSTVSKIDYQRTEFAVKRSKNNWLIQQKRLIKHQEKIDAQAAAQHANIDALQADVIRHQQNINNLVVKAPVAGIVQAMPLALGQALMQSDEIAKIADSTRLLAEIQVDELQAGLIELGQHVTLDTRQSQFKGSVSRIDPRVINGQVTIDVLPDEALPSEARPDLSVEGVISIVSVANSLFIRTPRDARANKTSMQFLVEPNGHLASATEVEFGRMSVNHIEIKSGLSAGQKLIISDIAPFTAHQQILIHQ; this is encoded by the coding sequence ATGGATATTCAATTAGCAAAAAAATCATCAATTAATTTTAAAAAAATTGCAGTTGTCTTTATTGGTTGTGTTGTGGTGGCCAGTGCTTATGGTGCAAAACACTATTTATCAGATGCTAGTAGTTGGGTGGCACAAGATAAAATTCGTATCGCAACGGTTGAGCAAGGAACGTTTGCAATTAATGTGCGCGGTTTGGGGAAATTGAAGACCGATCAGATTTATTTTGTTTCGACCCCTGTGCAAGGCAAAGTGAGCCAAATTTTACGTAAAGCCGGAAACATAGTGCAAGAGGGGGATATTATTGCGGTATTAACTAATCCGCAATTAAACGAAGCCTTAATACAAGCTCAAAGTTTATTAGCGAAAACCAATGCGCAAAATAAAGCTGATTTGGCTCAGTTAGGCGCCCAGTTACTCGATGTTGAGGCCAGTATTGTTGCAGCAGAACTTGATTACCAAGCCAATCAACTTGAGCTTGATGCACAAACAAAGCTTATCAGTACGGGTAATAGCACGGTATCCAAAATTGATTATCAACGCACTGAATTTGCAGTAAAACGCAGTAAAAACAACTGGCTAATTCAGCAAAAACGCTTAATTAAACATCAAGAAAAAATTGACGCCCAAGCAGCAGCGCAACACGCAAATATTGATGCGCTGCAGGCTGATGTGATCCGCCATCAGCAGAATATTAATAACCTAGTGGTTAAAGCGCCGGTTGCAGGCATAGTGCAAGCTATGCCACTGGCGCTTGGTCAAGCATTAATGCAAAGTGATGAAATTGCCAAAATTGCCGATAGCACACGTTTATTAGCCGAGATACAAGTTGATGAATTACAAGCCGGTTTAATTGAATTAGGCCAACACGTAACCCTTGATACCCGCCAATCGCAATTTAAAGGGAGTGTAAGTCGTATTGATCCTCGGGTGATTAATGGCCAAGTCACTATCGATGTTTTACCTGATGAAGCCTTACCAAGTGAAGCTCGCCCTGATTTATCTGTGGAGGGGGTGATAAGCATAGTTAGTGTGGCAAATAGCTTGTTTATTCGCACCCCGCGAGATGCACGCGCTAATAAAACCAGCATGCAATTTTTAGTTGAACCCAACGGCCATTTAGCCAGTGCGACTGAGGTTGAGTTTGGTCGCATGTCGGTCAATCACATCGAAATTAAAAGCGGTTTAAGTGCTGGGCAAAAACTCATTATTTCAGATATTGCGCCATTTACGGCACACCAACAAATTTTGATCCATCAATAA
- a CDS encoding sigma-54-dependent transcriptional regulator — translation MTFKVLVADDDLNIIISLKFLLEAEQYQLTSVTTPEALLDQLKKQQLDCVLLDMNFQRDTTSGKEGLALIHAIRTIDPLIPIIMMTGWATVDLAVQALTTGANDFLQKPWDDDRLLNAVATQIQLSRTQLQLQKVTQENKILKHQLSANNTDFSSQSKAMQQCLAELNQLAQSDMNILLTGENGTGKSMLAELIHQQSARSAASLVSVNMGAISESLFESEMFGHVKGAFTDAKEQRIGRFEMAQGGSLFLDEIANIPLSQQAKLLRVLEAQQFEKVGSSKTQFADVRIISATNANLQHAIQEGHFRQDLFYRLNTVAIHIPALRERQEDIIALAEGFLAQFCAKYQKPLLTLSIEAKHQLLHYSWPGNIRELRHCMERLIFTCQHHNISADQLQLQEATSPSQITESTLANQAADKLMTLDEIEKSTLSTRLAYFKGNVGQAAKSLGLSRSGWYRRVDKFEL, via the coding sequence GTGACATTTAAAGTATTAGTGGCTGATGATGACCTAAATATCATTATTAGTTTGAAGTTTTTATTAGAGGCTGAGCAGTATCAGCTGACATCAGTCACGACGCCTGAAGCGTTATTAGATCAGTTGAAAAAACAACAGCTTGATTGTGTATTGCTTGATATGAATTTTCAACGCGATACCACATCAGGTAAAGAAGGTTTAGCTCTTATTCACGCTATTCGTACGATTGACCCGTTAATCCCGATTATTATGATGACAGGTTGGGCAACGGTTGATTTAGCCGTTCAAGCATTAACAACTGGTGCTAACGATTTTTTACAAAAGCCGTGGGACGATGACAGACTGCTTAATGCGGTGGCGACACAAATTCAGCTTTCAAGAACCCAGTTACAGTTGCAAAAAGTAACTCAAGAAAATAAAATTCTAAAACATCAGCTCAGTGCTAATAATACTGATTTCTCGAGTCAGTCTAAAGCCATGCAGCAGTGTTTGGCTGAACTAAACCAATTGGCGCAAAGTGATATGAATATTTTACTCACTGGCGAAAATGGCACAGGTAAAAGCATGTTGGCTGAGTTGATCCATCAGCAATCGGCAAGATCTGCGGCTTCATTAGTCAGTGTTAACATGGGCGCTATCAGTGAGAGCCTGTTTGAAAGTGAAATGTTTGGCCATGTAAAAGGTGCGTTTACTGATGCGAAAGAGCAACGCATTGGTCGGTTTGAAATGGCGCAAGGCGGGAGTTTATTTTTAGATGAAATTGCCAATATACCTTTGAGCCAACAAGCAAAACTATTACGAGTACTCGAAGCGCAGCAATTTGAAAAAGTAGGTTCAAGTAAAACGCAATTTGCCGATGTGCGTATTATTTCTGCAACAAATGCCAATTTGCAGCACGCTATTCAAGAGGGGCATTTTCGCCAAGATTTATTCTACCGCCTAAATACAGTAGCCATTCACATTCCAGCACTGCGTGAGCGCCAAGAAGATATTATCGCGCTGGCTGAAGGTTTTTTAGCGCAGTTTTGTGCCAAGTATCAAAAACCACTGCTGACGCTTTCGATTGAGGCAAAACACCAATTGTTGCACTATTCTTGGCCTGGCAATATTCGCGAGTTACGCCATTGTATGGAAAGACTCATTTTCACTTGCCAACATCACAACATTAGCGCTGATCAACTACAACTGCAAGAGGCAACATCACCTTCTCAGATAACTGAATCAACCTTAGCTAATCAAGCAGCCGATAAGTTGATGACATTAGATGAGATTGAAAAAAGCACCCTTAGCACTCGACTGGCTTATTTTAAAGGTAATGTTGGTCAAGCTGCAAAATCCTTGGGCCTTAGCCGCAGTGGCTGGTATCGCAGGGTCGATAAATTTGAACTTTAA
- a CDS encoding GNAT family N-acetyltransferase → MSAIVISTARLNMRLMRLDDDAFVLRLVNQSSFINNIGDKGVRDLFSAREHIHSSYLNQYEKLGFGLWVVELKSNQQPIGVCGLVKRDALTSPDIGYAFLDEAAGNGYATEAGLAVMKYAKNQLGIKKIVAITATDNTASQRVLVKLGLEFKKQVYLPGYHGASCYFEECSHTLLNK, encoded by the coding sequence ATGTCGGCCATTGTAATTAGCACAGCTCGCTTAAACATGCGTTTGATGCGCCTTGATGATGATGCGTTTGTGCTTCGCTTAGTTAATCAAAGCTCGTTTATTAATAACATTGGCGACAAAGGTGTACGAGATTTATTCTCTGCACGAGAGCATATTCATAGTAGTTATCTAAATCAGTATGAAAAACTTGGCTTTGGTTTGTGGGTGGTGGAGCTTAAATCAAATCAGCAGCCTATTGGCGTATGTGGTCTGGTTAAACGCGATGCGCTGACTAGCCCTGATATTGGTTATGCATTTTTAGATGAGGCTGCAGGTAATGGCTATGCCACTGAAGCCGGACTTGCGGTTATGAAGTATGCAAAAAATCAGTTAGGAATTAAAAAAATCGTCGCGATTACTGCAACTGATAATACAGCTTCACAACGGGTATTAGTAAAGCTCGGGCTTGAATTTAAAAAACAGGTTTATTTACCGGGTTATCATGGTGCAAGTTGTTATTTTGAAGAATGTTCACATACGTTATTAAACAAATAG
- a CDS encoding ABC transporter ATP-binding protein — protein MKHVIQLNNIAKAFISDEIQTHALQGINLTVAKGEYLAITGPSGCGKSTLLSILGLLDVPTEGEYWLSGNNVANLGRDQRADIRAQHLGFVFQSFNLISDLTVLENVLLPLTYQPNFEKKTAMLQAKQALEDVDMQHRMNHFPSQLSGGQQQRVAIARALINAPDLILADEPTGNLDSKNAQLVLDLFKKLNQQGKTICMVTHDPRSAESASRQIELFDGTIVSDRTVQSKSFAAAALEV, from the coding sequence ATGAAACACGTCATTCAATTAAACAATATTGCTAAAGCATTTATTTCCGATGAAATTCAAACACATGCCCTACAAGGTATTAATTTAACGGTGGCAAAAGGCGAATATTTAGCCATTACAGGGCCATCTGGTTGTGGTAAGTCGACCTTATTATCAATATTGGGCCTATTAGATGTGCCAACAGAGGGTGAATACTGGCTCAGTGGTAATAATGTGGCTAATTTAGGGCGCGATCAGCGCGCTGATATTCGGGCGCAGCATTTAGGATTTGTTTTTCAATCATTTAATTTAATCAGTGACTTAACTGTGCTTGAAAATGTATTACTACCACTCACTTACCAACCGAACTTTGAGAAAAAAACCGCTATGCTCCAAGCCAAGCAGGCGCTTGAAGATGTCGATATGCAGCACCGGATGAATCACTTCCCATCTCAATTGTCTGGCGGACAACAACAGCGTGTTGCGATTGCTCGGGCGTTAATTAATGCACCAGACTTAATTTTAGCCGATGAACCAACCGGAAATTTAGATTCAAAAAATGCCCAACTGGTCTTGGATTTATTTAAAAAGCTCAATCAGCAAGGTAAAACTATTTGTATGGTGACTCACGACCCGCGCTCTGCTGAGTCGGCCAGTCGGCAAATAGAATTATTTGATGGCACGATTGTCAGTGATCGGACTGTGCAAAGTAAATCGTTTGCTGCTGCGGCGCTAGAGGTGTGA
- a CDS encoding methylated-DNA--[protein]-cysteine S-methyltransferase → MTTTLARDYFESPLGLMEIAANQQGLQHVIFCGPERQTLNANHFTQNCKNQLSEYFSLKRTVFDLPLAPIGTVFQRTVWQQLSQIGFGESCSYGELAHKLNNPKAVRAVGGANGRNPLTIIVPCHRVIGANGKLTGYAGGIERKLWLLQHEGLLIHAAQNKQQLEATIRQRQTKTQFLK, encoded by the coding sequence ATGACAACCACTCTCGCGCGTGATTACTTCGAGAGCCCCCTTGGCTTAATGGAAATTGCTGCCAATCAGCAGGGGCTGCAACATGTTATTTTTTGTGGGCCAGAACGCCAAACACTTAACGCCAACCACTTCACCCAAAACTGTAAAAACCAATTAAGTGAATATTTTTCGCTAAAGCGTACCGTGTTTGATTTACCGCTTGCACCGATTGGCACTGTGTTTCAACGCACTGTATGGCAACAACTAAGCCAAATTGGCTTTGGTGAAAGTTGCAGTTATGGTGAGCTGGCACACAAACTCAACAACCCCAAAGCGGTTCGCGCCGTCGGGGGGGCCAATGGTCGAAATCCCCTTACCATAATTGTACCGTGCCATCGTGTGATTGGGGCAAATGGAAAATTAACCGGATATGCAGGAGGCATTGAACGAAAATTGTGGTTACTACAACACGAAGGGCTCTTAATCCATGCCGCGCAAAATAAACAACAACTTGAAGCGACCATACGGCAACGTCAAACAAAAACCCAGTTTTTAAAATAA
- a CDS encoding peptidylprolyl isomerase — protein MIIFTTNLGDIEFKLDFETTPVTAKNFLQYCQDGFYEGTIFHRVIKGFMIQGGGFTAKMKEKPTQAPIVNEANKGLKNKLGTIAMARTDAPHSATAQFFINVADNDFLDHSKTTNAGWGYCVFGEVIAGMDIIKQIEKVRTARVAGHEDVPFEPIIVEKVTIKSE, from the coding sequence ATGATTATTTTTACTACAAACTTAGGTGATATCGAATTCAAACTTGATTTTGAAACCACGCCAGTTACTGCCAAAAACTTTTTACAATATTGCCAAGATGGCTTTTATGAAGGTACTATTTTCCATCGTGTGATCAAAGGGTTTATGATCCAAGGTGGTGGCTTTACCGCCAAAATGAAAGAAAAACCAACCCAAGCTCCTATTGTGAATGAAGCAAATAAAGGCTTAAAAAATAAACTCGGCACAATTGCCATGGCGCGTACCGACGCTCCGCACTCAGCAACGGCACAATTTTTTATTAATGTAGCTGATAACGACTTTTTAGATCACAGCAAAACCACCAATGCAGGTTGGGGTTACTGTGTTTTTGGTGAAGTTATTGCGGGCATGGACATCATCAAACAAATTGAAAAAGTAAGAACCGCACGAGTTGCAGGCCATGAAGATGTGCCATTTGAGCCAATTATCGTCGAAAAAGTAACGATAAAAAGCGAATAA
- a CDS encoding sensor histidine kinase: MKLSWYLIGFIFFSCISIQALLMYRFLREQNRRFDSISNLIAALLQQDYSLRGHDSKQIHYNELLSLINQLADTLQQHHRHAIESQQLSEQIMAQMDAALIALNKNGSVIFQNQAAVSLLKLDLDSVALNRALIAQLHALPYGQNNTLQLDNQPQPVLVFRERFIQAGQQHDLFLFKELGSILLEQQNQAWQKLVRVISHELNNSLTPIGTISRSLIRQLEQGKPALMMKEGLAVIKERSEYLASFTRSYSEMAKLPPPDKKPLLMALYLQGICQLFNQQKITLSCADDLTGFIDSNQCQQVLINLIKNAVEANQSANRQDLGIEIICQLHDKNLQISIYDHGLGIDNPDNLFVPFYSTKPHGSGIGLMLSRQIITNHFGRLSIDNGPSGGAVATITLPSQ; this comes from the coding sequence ATGAAATTATCCTGGTACTTAATTGGCTTTATTTTCTTTAGCTGCATCAGCATTCAAGCATTGTTGATGTATCGTTTTTTGCGTGAGCAAAACCGTCGTTTTGATAGCATTAGCAACTTAATTGCTGCCTTATTACAGCAAGATTACAGTTTACGTGGCCACGATAGTAAACAGATTCATTACAATGAATTGCTTAGCTTAATTAATCAGTTAGCGGATACTTTGCAGCAGCACCACCGCCATGCGATTGAAAGCCAACAATTAAGCGAACAAATTATGGCGCAAATGGATGCAGCTCTGATTGCGTTGAATAAAAATGGTTCGGTTATTTTCCAAAATCAAGCAGCTGTGAGCTTATTAAAGTTAGATCTCGATTCAGTAGCGTTGAACCGAGCATTAATAGCGCAATTGCATGCGTTACCCTATGGTCAAAACAATACCTTACAGCTTGATAATCAGCCGCAACCGGTATTGGTATTTCGCGAACGGTTTATACAAGCTGGGCAACAACATGATTTATTTTTGTTTAAAGAGCTGGGGTCGATTTTACTTGAACAACAAAATCAAGCTTGGCAAAAATTGGTAAGAGTAATTAGCCATGAACTTAATAATTCACTGACACCAATTGGTACGATTAGCCGCAGTTTAATACGCCAGCTTGAACAAGGAAAACCAGCGTTAATGATGAAAGAGGGCTTGGCTGTCATCAAAGAGCGCAGTGAATACCTTGCCAGTTTTACTCGTAGTTATTCTGAAATGGCTAAACTGCCTCCGCCTGATAAAAAACCACTGCTTATGGCTTTGTACTTACAGGGAATTTGTCAGTTATTCAATCAACAAAAGATAACGCTAAGTTGTGCTGATGATTTAACCGGTTTTATCGATTCAAACCAGTGCCAGCAAGTATTAATTAACCTCATAAAAAATGCAGTTGAAGCAAATCAAAGTGCTAATCGGCAAGACTTAGGTATTGAGATTATCTGTCAGTTACATGATAAAAATCTACAGATCAGCATTTATGATCACGGCCTGGGTATTGATAATCCAGATAATTTATTTGTGCCATTTTACAGCACCAAACCACACGGTTCAGGCATTGGCCTGATGCTAAGCCGACAAATTATTACCAATCACTTTGGTCGCTTAAGCATAGACAACGGCCCAAGTGGCGGGGCAGTGGCAACCATTACCTTACCAAGCCAATAA